The Novibacillus thermophilus genome segment GTCATCACGACAGCCGGTCATCTTCCGGCCAAAAACGTGATCCACACGGTCGGCCCTGTATGGAGAGGCGGCAAACAGGGAGAGCGAGAGCTACTCACCAGCTGCTATCACAAATCGTTACAGCTCGCCCTCGAACACGAATTGTACACGATCGCATTTCCGAATATTAGTACTGGCGTGTACGGGTACCCGAAACGAGAAGCAGCTGACGTCGCCATTCAGGCTGTAAACCATTTTGTAGAACGAAATGAACGGATCAAAAAAGTGTTGTTCGTCTGTTTTGACGATGAGAATTATCAGATATACAAAGAAAAACTTGAGAATATGACGAGTGAATAAAGAGAGGACCCTACAACTGAATGAGTGGTCTCTGCAATTCTGCAGAGGGTTTTTGTGTGGGCATGATGAAGTGGAAGTGTAACAAAAGCCGTTCGCTGGATTGAGAAAGTGTGCCATCGCGTATGTTGAACGGCTGGTAAGTTGGTAAGAATGGGTTACATTTACATTGAAATACGGTAAAATTTAAATAGAATAAGAGGGTTGGAGGAGGAGTATGATTGGACGTCACGCCATTTCAAAGCGCACGCGCTGATAGGGTCACTGACGGTTTTTGTCTCAGGTTGAATGAGAAACATGGAGCGTTCCTCGCCCATGGAAGCTTTTTTGGACTGGAAGGACTTGTACGGATCGGTTACGCTTGTGTTACAGAAGTGTTCAGGAATGGGTTGAACGTGTTGTCCGACAATTTGAGAGAACTGGAGGAAAGAAGCAATGCCTGCGCCTACATATCCAATTGAGAAAGTGAGAAATATGTTTCCTGCTTTAAAGCGAACCGTGAACGAACTTCCAGTCGCATACTTTGACGGCCCGGGCGGATCTCAAGTGGCAGGACCCGTGATACGGGCTGTATCTGAATACATGCAAAAAGGTGTCGCTAATCTGGGCGGTACATATGTGACAAGTCGCGAAACGAGGCAAATTGTCGAGAGGGCAAGAGCGTCGTCAGCGGCATTGCTCGGTTCGGATTGTGAAAACATTGCATTTGGGGCCAACATGACCACCTTGGCGTTCCGGATCGCCCGCGCTTTGTCCCGTGAATGGAGAGAAGGAAAAGGGAACATCGTCGTGACCGAACTGGACCATCACGCCAATGTCGATCCCTGGAAGACAGCAGCAGAAGAAAAGGGATTGGACGTCCGGACGATCCAATTGAATCCAGATACGTTGACCCTTGACGACGGCAAGGTAGACGAAGTTATCGATGAACAGACAGAACTCGTCGCCATCGGTCTTGCGTCCAATGTGGTCGGGACGATCAACGACGTCTGCCGAGTGGTTCAAAGAGCGAAGGAAGTCGATGCCCTTGCCGTCATCGACGGCGTTCACGCCGTGCCACACTTTTTGGTAGATTTTAAACAGCTCGAGGCAGATATTTTGTTTTGCTCTGCCTACAAGTTTTTTGGACCGCACGTCGGAATCGTCGCCGTTAAACGCGACTTATTGGAACGCTTAAAAATGTATAAATTGAAACCGCACCCGGGGGGTGTACCGGAAAAGTTGGAAACGGGGACGATTAACTTTGAAGGGCTCGTCGGTGTGACAGAGGCTGTGCACTTCATAGCTGGATTTGGCACGGGACAGTCTTTGAGGGAACGCATCGCAGACGGTTATAAGAACATCGAGACGCATGAAAAGGCGCTTGCCGATAGATTGCGGGCAGGCCTCGCCGACATTGAGGGCGTGACACTGTATCAGGCACCGGACCCGATACCGAAAACACCAACCGTCGCTTTTCGTGTAACGGGCGTTCATCCAGTTGAGGTTTGTCACCGAATGGCAGAGCAGGCGATCCACATCGAAAGCGGAAACTTTTATGCCATGACTCTCATTGACAGGCTCGGCTTTTCTGAAAGTGGTGGATTAATCCGCGCCGGGCTTGCACCATACAACACGGAGGAAGAGATTGACCGGTTGATTGACAGTGTTTGTTCCCTTTCACACAATTCAAGCGTTGAAAAGATAAAGTAAGGGGTGTTCGAAAAGCGAACACCCCTTAAACACGCCTATTACATATTTTTTAA includes the following:
- a CDS encoding O-acetyl-ADP-ribose deacetylase, with the translated sequence MAKVEVVKGDITKIEVDAVVNAANEQLAGGGGVDGAIHRAGGPAIMAECRKIGRCPTGESVITTAGHLPAKNVIHTVGPVWRGGKQGERELLTSCYHKSLQLALEHELYTIAFPNISTGVYGYPKREAADVAIQAVNHFVERNERIKKVLFVCFDDENYQIYKEKLENMTSE
- a CDS encoding cysteine desulfurase-like protein — translated: MPAPTYPIEKVRNMFPALKRTVNELPVAYFDGPGGSQVAGPVIRAVSEYMQKGVANLGGTYVTSRETRQIVERARASSAALLGSDCENIAFGANMTTLAFRIARALSREWREGKGNIVVTELDHHANVDPWKTAAEEKGLDVRTIQLNPDTLTLDDGKVDEVIDEQTELVAIGLASNVVGTINDVCRVVQRAKEVDALAVIDGVHAVPHFLVDFKQLEADILFCSAYKFFGPHVGIVAVKRDLLERLKMYKLKPHPGGVPEKLETGTINFEGLVGVTEAVHFIAGFGTGQSLRERIADGYKNIETHEKALADRLRAGLADIEGVTLYQAPDPIPKTPTVAFRVTGVHPVEVCHRMAEQAIHIESGNFYAMTLIDRLGFSESGGLIRAGLAPYNTEEEIDRLIDSVCSLSHNSSVEKIK